In Oleiharenicola lentus, the following are encoded in one genomic region:
- a CDS encoding glycoside hydrolase family 43 protein, with product MTVWGVVFLILGASSPLRAAEPAKPALPETCYLFAYFLHKEEADGFRLAWSADGREFKMLNDGKSYLKPTAGENKLMRDPHLLRGPDGTFHLVWTTGWTGKTIGYASSQDLLTWSEQKTLPVMAHEPEAQNCWAPEITWNPAKQHFLVHWSTTILGKFPETEMSNRRRERNHRIYATTTKDFVTFTPTKLLYDAGYNVIDANIIPAEDGTGDWLMFVKDETFAPVTQKNIRLVRGRTPEGPWDPVSPPLTGNYWAEGPAAIKVGDEYRVYFDKHMLDFIGLVRSRDLKTWEDVSDRVTFPPQARHGCILAVPRAVVERLLKP from the coding sequence ATGACGGTTTGGGGAGTTGTTTTTTTAATCCTTGGCGCTTCATCACCTCTTCGTGCCGCCGAGCCGGCCAAGCCCGCCCTTCCCGAAACCTGCTACCTCTTCGCCTACTTCCTGCACAAGGAGGAGGCCGATGGTTTCCGCCTCGCGTGGAGCGCCGACGGCCGCGAGTTCAAGATGCTCAATGACGGCAAGAGCTACCTCAAGCCCACGGCCGGCGAGAACAAGCTGATGCGCGACCCGCACCTGCTGCGCGGACCCGACGGCACGTTCCACCTCGTGTGGACGACGGGCTGGACGGGCAAGACGATCGGCTACGCCTCGTCACAGGACCTCCTCACGTGGTCGGAGCAGAAAACCCTGCCCGTCATGGCCCACGAACCCGAGGCGCAGAACTGCTGGGCCCCCGAGATCACCTGGAACCCGGCGAAGCAGCACTTCCTCGTCCACTGGTCCACGACCATCCTCGGCAAGTTTCCCGAGACGGAGATGTCCAACCGCCGCCGCGAGCGGAACCACCGCATCTACGCGACGACGACGAAGGACTTTGTGACCTTCACGCCCACGAAGCTCCTCTACGACGCCGGTTACAACGTGATCGATGCGAACATCATTCCCGCCGAGGACGGCACCGGCGACTGGCTGATGTTCGTGAAGGACGAGACCTTCGCCCCCGTCACGCAGAAGAACATCCGCCTCGTGCGCGGTCGCACGCCCGAGGGCCCGTGGGACCCCGTGTCGCCGCCGCTGACCGGCAACTACTGGGCCGAGGGCCCGGCCGCCATCAAGGTCGGCGACGAATACCGCGTGTATTTCGACAAGCACATGCTCGATTTCATCGGTCTCGTCCGCTCGCGCGATCTGAAGACCTGGGAGGATGTCAGCGACCGGGTAACCTTCCCGCCGCAGGCGCGTCACGGCTGCATCCTCGCCGTGCCCCGCGCGGTGGTGGAGCGGTTGCTCAAGCCGTGA
- a CDS encoding DUF5060 domain-containing protein: protein MKLLRLLSLLSLGAALLNAAPVTVEKWGIFELELKGPSEGNPFTEVRFGAVFTNGATTVEVPGFYDGDGSYKVRFMPSATGEWKYETKANRWPLTGKLGSFVVTPPAKGNHGPVRVAHTFHFAYADGTPFKQIGTTIYNWTDTPEAVQEETLKTLASAPFNKIRMLLTPQPTPYQNSFAPPRWPFVGTPPTSWDFTRFNPEYFRHLEKRIGQLRDLGIEADVILFNPYGKFGFESMDAASDERYVRYVIARLGAYRNIWWSLANEYDFQRVKTEPEWTRIGELVQAVDPYNHLRSIHNGSLLYDNNQPWVTHASIQNGAAVEEPGRAEMYRGVWRRPVVYDEVKYEGSSPYRWGDLSGEEMVHRFWCGTVAGTYVGHGDYFLVNEDTWTSFGGTLRGQSAPRLAFLRKILEDGPAQGIDPIDKWQDPNTGGVHGTYYLTYFGRAQPTEWTFKLYKNGVEDGQRYVVDVIDTWAMTVTPVEGEFVTKKLNNYHFGDAAGRKVKLPGKPGMAVRVRRIGADGQPVKLELQREGT, encoded by the coding sequence ATGAAACTCCTCCGTCTCCTCTCCCTCCTGAGTCTGGGCGCCGCCCTGCTCAACGCCGCGCCCGTCACTGTTGAAAAATGGGGCATCTTCGAGCTCGAGCTCAAGGGCCCGAGCGAGGGCAACCCGTTCACCGAAGTGCGCTTCGGCGCGGTGTTCACCAACGGTGCGACCACCGTCGAAGTGCCCGGCTTCTACGACGGCGACGGCAGCTACAAGGTCCGCTTCATGCCGTCCGCCACCGGCGAGTGGAAATACGAGACGAAGGCCAACCGCTGGCCGCTGACCGGCAAGCTCGGCAGCTTTGTCGTGACGCCGCCGGCCAAGGGCAACCACGGCCCCGTGCGCGTGGCCCACACCTTCCACTTTGCCTATGCCGACGGCACGCCGTTCAAGCAGATCGGCACCACGATCTACAACTGGACCGACACGCCCGAGGCGGTGCAGGAGGAGACGCTGAAGACGCTTGCGAGCGCGCCCTTCAACAAGATCCGCATGCTGCTCACGCCGCAGCCCACGCCCTACCAGAATTCATTCGCCCCGCCGCGCTGGCCCTTCGTCGGCACGCCGCCGACCAGCTGGGACTTCACCCGCTTCAACCCCGAGTATTTCCGCCACCTGGAGAAACGCATCGGCCAGCTGCGCGACCTCGGCATCGAGGCCGACGTGATTTTGTTCAACCCCTACGGCAAATTCGGCTTTGAGAGCATGGACGCCGCTTCCGACGAGCGCTATGTGCGCTATGTCATCGCCCGGCTCGGCGCCTACCGGAACATCTGGTGGTCGCTGGCCAACGAATACGACTTCCAGCGGGTGAAGACCGAACCCGAATGGACGCGGATCGGCGAGCTGGTCCAGGCCGTCGATCCCTACAACCACCTCCGCTCGATCCACAACGGCTCGCTGCTCTACGACAACAACCAGCCCTGGGTCACGCACGCCTCGATCCAGAACGGCGCCGCCGTCGAGGAGCCCGGCCGCGCCGAGATGTATCGCGGCGTCTGGCGCCGGCCGGTCGTCTATGACGAGGTCAAATACGAGGGCAGCAGCCCCTATCGTTGGGGCGATCTCAGCGGCGAGGAGATGGTGCACCGCTTCTGGTGCGGCACCGTCGCCGGCACCTACGTCGGCCACGGCGACTACTTCCTCGTCAACGAGGACACTTGGACGTCCTTCGGCGGCACGCTGAGGGGCCAGAGCGCGCCCCGCCTCGCCTTCCTGCGCAAAATTCTCGAGGACGGTCCCGCGCAGGGGATTGATCCGATCGACAAGTGGCAGGACCCGAACACCGGCGGCGTGCACGGGACCTACTACCTGACCTATTTCGGCCGCGCGCAGCCGACCGAATGGACCTTCAAGCTCTACAAGAACGGCGTCGAGGACGGCCAGCGCTACGTCGTGGACGTCATCGACACCTGGGCCATGACCGTGACGCCCGTCGAGGGCGAGTTCGTGACCAAGAAGCTCAACAACTACCACTTCGGCGACGCTGCCGGCCGGAAGGTGAAGCTTCCCGGCAAGCCCGGCATGGCCGTGCGCGTGCGCCGCATCGGCGCCGACGGCCAGCCCGTGAAACTCGAACTGCAGCGGGAGGGGACATGA
- a CDS encoding DUF6298 domain-containing protein, whose protein sequence is MALAKEFPSPVAPGKDGKLVYETLARGDRVPDYSHAGYRGGGVPLPMLPARILVAPAEGEDGARIQAALDHVSALAPDASGQRGAVQLEAGRYEIAGQLKITASGVVLRGAGSGPDGTVLVATGTDRRPLIEVAGRYERKDLASARAVADDYVPVGATQLRVADATGLAVGQSVTIERPSPAEWLAQLGMDVAPARQPYLWKPGTVNIRWDRVITAIKGDKITLDTPLTTSLDAKLGGGKVTPYAETGYLSDVGVENLRCEADYDRANPLDEQHAWNAIDLHAVRDGWVADVTAVHFAGSAVQVGARVARVTVQDSASLAPVSENAGYRRMAFHARGQQVLFLRCRSEQGRNDFTTGYQTAGPVVFLDCIATGMSSFSGSIGAWSSGLLFDGVKLDGGVLRQDNLETFNQGVGWAAANSMIWQTEASVIISRQPPGAHNWVVAVWAQYVGDGRWSGTNEFANPASLYRAQLAERSGPAALVTLEKRIYPAAAANLERWNPRGARVGSESVATSGKPLALVNGVLTVGGERLSGKEQALAWWLGRLEPARASEPGPAITRWAPGRTGTGLTDEIPAVVARMKREGAAVLRHHYGLWYDRRRIDHQMIRRPDADVWPPFFEQPFARSGQGKAWDGLSRYDLTKYNPWYFGRLKAFAAEARREGVVLINEMYFQHNIIESGAHWVDSPWRPVNNVNGTPFPEPPPFTGDTIKMADAFYDLAEPAYRALHRAYIRQCLASLADEPNVIHTLSAENTGPLHFMQFWLEVVAEWERETGQQPLIALSATKDVQDAILADPVRGAVVDVIDLTYWFRTDKGEEFAPAGGMSLAPRQHLRQWKGGRPSAASIRAMAQEYRAKFPGKAVITGLDQAGDVQP, encoded by the coding sequence ATGGCCTTGGCCAAGGAATTTCCCTCGCCGGTGGCGCCGGGCAAGGACGGCAAGCTCGTCTATGAAACTCTCGCGCGTGGTGACCGCGTGCCGGATTATTCGCATGCCGGCTACCGCGGCGGCGGCGTGCCGCTGCCGATGTTGCCCGCCAGGATTTTGGTGGCTCCGGCCGAGGGTGAAGACGGCGCGCGCATTCAGGCGGCTCTCGACCATGTTTCCGCGCTGGCGCCTGACGCTTCAGGACAGCGCGGCGCGGTGCAACTGGAGGCCGGTCGTTATGAAATTGCCGGTCAGCTGAAAATCACCGCCAGCGGCGTCGTGCTGCGCGGCGCAGGTTCCGGCCCCGACGGCACGGTCCTGGTCGCGACCGGCACCGACCGCCGCCCCTTGATCGAGGTGGCCGGGCGCTACGAGCGCAAGGACCTCGCCTCCGCGCGCGCCGTGGCGGACGACTATGTGCCGGTCGGCGCGACGCAGCTCCGCGTGGCTGACGCCACCGGGCTGGCCGTGGGGCAGAGCGTGACGATCGAGCGGCCGAGTCCGGCCGAATGGCTCGCGCAGCTCGGGATGGATGTCGCCCCGGCCCGGCAGCCCTATCTGTGGAAACCCGGCACGGTGAACATCCGCTGGGACCGGGTGATCACGGCGATCAAGGGCGACAAGATCACGCTCGATACCCCGCTCACCACCTCGCTCGACGCGAAGCTCGGCGGCGGCAAAGTCACGCCTTACGCCGAGACGGGTTACCTGAGCGACGTCGGGGTGGAGAACCTGCGTTGCGAAGCCGACTACGACCGCGCCAACCCACTCGACGAGCAGCACGCGTGGAACGCGATTGACCTGCACGCCGTGCGCGACGGCTGGGTGGCGGATGTGACGGCCGTTCATTTTGCCGGCTCGGCCGTGCAGGTCGGCGCGCGCGTGGCCCGCGTGACGGTGCAGGACAGTGCCTCGCTCGCGCCGGTTTCGGAGAATGCCGGTTACCGGCGCATGGCCTTCCACGCGCGCGGGCAGCAGGTCCTCTTCCTGCGCTGCCGGAGCGAGCAGGGGCGGAACGATTTCACGACCGGTTACCAAACGGCCGGTCCGGTGGTGTTCCTCGACTGCATCGCGACCGGCATGAGCAGCTTCAGCGGCTCGATCGGTGCGTGGAGTTCCGGCCTGCTCTTCGACGGCGTGAAGCTCGACGGCGGCGTGTTGCGGCAGGACAATCTGGAGACCTTCAACCAGGGCGTGGGTTGGGCGGCGGCGAATTCCATGATCTGGCAGACCGAGGCCAGCGTCATCATCAGCCGCCAGCCCCCTGGCGCGCACAACTGGGTGGTGGCGGTCTGGGCGCAATACGTGGGCGACGGACGCTGGAGCGGCACCAACGAATTCGCCAATCCCGCGTCGCTTTACCGCGCGCAGCTCGCCGAGCGCTCCGGCCCGGCCGCGCTGGTCACGTTGGAAAAGAGAATCTATCCGGCCGCCGCCGCGAATTTGGAAAGGTGGAACCCGCGCGGAGCGCGGGTTGGCTCCGAAAGCGTCGCAACTTCCGGCAAGCCGCTCGCCCTCGTGAACGGCGTGCTCACCGTCGGCGGGGAGCGCCTCTCCGGCAAGGAGCAGGCCCTGGCCTGGTGGCTGGGCCGGCTCGAACCGGCGCGCGCCTCCGAACCCGGCCCCGCGATCACGCGCTGGGCGCCCGGCCGCACCGGCACGGGGCTGACCGATGAGATTCCCGCCGTCGTGGCGCGCATGAAGCGCGAGGGCGCCGCGGTGCTCCGTCACCACTACGGACTCTGGTATGACCGCCGCCGCATCGACCACCAGATGATCCGCCGGCCGGATGCCGACGTGTGGCCGCCGTTCTTCGAGCAGCCCTTCGCGCGGAGCGGGCAGGGGAAGGCGTGGGACGGACTCAGCCGCTATGACCTGACGAAATACAACCCGTGGTATTTCGGCCGGCTGAAGGCCTTCGCCGCCGAGGCACGCCGCGAGGGTGTCGTGCTGATCAACGAAATGTACTTCCAGCACAACATCATCGAGTCGGGCGCGCACTGGGTGGATTCGCCGTGGCGCCCGGTGAACAACGTCAACGGCACGCCGTTTCCCGAACCGCCGCCGTTCACCGGCGACACGATCAAGATGGCCGATGCGTTCTACGACCTCGCCGAACCGGCCTACCGCGCGCTGCACCGCGCCTACATCCGGCAGTGCCTCGCGAGCCTGGCCGACGAGCCGAACGTCATCCACACGCTCAGCGCCGAAAACACCGGCCCGCTCCATTTCATGCAGTTCTGGCTCGAGGTCGTCGCCGAGTGGGAGCGCGAGACCGGCCAGCAGCCGCTCATCGCCCTCAGCGCGACCAAGGACGTGCAGGACGCCATCCTCGCCGATCCGGTGCGCGGCGCGGTGGTGGACGTGATCGACCTGACCTACTGGTTCCGCACCGACAAGGGCGAGGAGTTCGCCCCCGCCGGCGGAATGTCGCTCGCGCCGCGCCAGCACCTGCGCCAATGGAAGGGCGGACGCCCGAGCGCCGCCTCGATCCGCGCGATGGCGCAGGAATACCGCGCGAAGTTCCCCGGCAAGGCCGTGATCACCGGCCTGGACCAGGCGGGGGACGTGCAGCCGTGA
- a CDS encoding MGH1-like glycoside hydrolase domain-containing protein, translating to MFLPRLSLLSCALLFLSGCATAADQTPLVSAAAFAPHIAKFNTMEPETVVNAVPNAEAQAWLEANVPRFACPDAQLEETYWFRWWALRKHLRRDAGTGRWVFTEFITRERPVSSALGHHLMEGRWLRNQAWHDDYVRFWLRGKDGQPEERFHRYSQWLHHALWSRWLVTQDTATLTGLLDELVADYRRWETERMRPDGLFWQADVWDAMEESISGGRKVKNVRPTISVYMFGNATALAEIARRAGRTELAEEFAAKAAHLRSLAQKTLWNPELQFFGSVTEELQPIAVREAIGFIPWYFHLPETGRGYEVAWKQLTDEKGFKAPWGLTTAERRHPKFRTHGTGTCEWDGAVWPFATSQTLTALGNVLRDYPQNAVTNRDWFDAFVTYTRSHVYDGLPYLGEYQDESTGAWLKGRDPRSFYYNHSTYADLLITGLAGLRPRADNVIEVAPLLPEGTWDWFCLENVRYHGRDVTILWDKDGQRFGRGAGLQVIVDGQVVAKAAKLQRVTGKLP from the coding sequence ACCGCCGCGGACCAGACCCCGCTCGTGTCCGCCGCGGCCTTCGCGCCGCACATCGCGAAGTTCAACACGATGGAACCGGAGACGGTGGTGAACGCCGTGCCCAATGCCGAGGCGCAGGCCTGGCTCGAGGCGAACGTGCCGCGCTTCGCGTGCCCCGACGCGCAGCTGGAGGAGACTTACTGGTTCCGCTGGTGGGCGCTGCGCAAGCACCTGCGGCGTGACGCGGGCACCGGCCGCTGGGTGTTCACCGAGTTCATCACGCGCGAGCGGCCCGTGAGCAGCGCGCTTGGCCACCACCTGATGGAGGGCCGCTGGCTGCGGAACCAGGCCTGGCACGACGACTACGTGCGGTTCTGGCTGCGCGGGAAGGACGGCCAGCCCGAGGAACGGTTTCACCGCTACTCGCAATGGCTGCACCACGCGCTGTGGTCGCGCTGGCTCGTGACGCAGGACACGGCCACGCTCACCGGGCTCCTCGACGAACTCGTCGCGGACTACCGCCGCTGGGAGACGGAGCGCATGCGCCCCGACGGTCTCTTCTGGCAGGCCGACGTGTGGGACGCGATGGAGGAGTCCATCAGCGGCGGCCGGAAGGTGAAGAACGTGCGCCCCACGATCAGTGTTTACATGTTCGGCAACGCCACCGCGCTCGCCGAGATCGCGCGCCGCGCCGGCCGCACGGAACTGGCCGAGGAATTTGCCGCCAAGGCCGCGCACCTGCGTTCGCTCGCGCAAAAGACGCTTTGGAATCCGGAGCTGCAGTTTTTCGGTTCGGTCACCGAGGAGCTCCAGCCCATCGCCGTTCGCGAGGCCATCGGGTTCATCCCGTGGTATTTTCACCTACCGGAGACGGGCCGAGGCTACGAGGTTGCCTGGAAGCAGCTCACCGACGAAAAGGGGTTCAAGGCGCCGTGGGGCCTCACGACGGCGGAGCGGCGGCACCCGAAGTTCCGCACGCACGGCACCGGCACCTGCGAATGGGACGGAGCGGTCTGGCCCTTCGCCACGTCGCAGACGCTCACCGCGCTCGGCAACGTGCTGCGCGATTACCCGCAGAACGCGGTGACCAACCGCGACTGGTTCGACGCCTTTGTCACCTACACCCGCAGCCACGTCTATGACGGCCTGCCCTACCTCGGGGAATACCAGGACGAGTCCACCGGTGCCTGGCTGAAGGGCCGCGACCCGCGCAGCTTCTATTACAACCACTCCACCTACGCCGACCTGCTCATCACGGGCCTCGCCGGCCTGCGTCCGCGCGCCGACAACGTCATCGAGGTCGCCCCGCTGCTGCCGGAAGGGACATGGGACTGGTTCTGCCTCGAGAACGTGCGCTACCACGGCCGCGACGTGACAATCCTTTGGGACAAGGACGGCCAGCGCTTCGGCCGCGGCGCGGGGTTGCAGGTGATTGTGGATGGCCAGGTCGTGGCCAAGGCTGCCAAGCTCCAGCGCGTCACCGGCAAACTGCCATGA